A genomic region of Chryseobacterium sp. KACC 21268 contains the following coding sequences:
- a CDS encoding anhydro-N-acetylmuramic acid kinase, with the protein MSTFHAIGLMSGTSLDGLDICYSRFTRDNSTWTFEILKCETVAYSIDWEDDLKNAIHTSSEKLLQLSSDYGFYLGEKAQEFISKNSITDLDIIASHGHTVFHQPKNKFTLQIGDGRAIKIKTNKKVVYDFRSQDVLLGGNGAPLVPIGDELLFSEYDACLNLGGFSNISLKRDGKRIAFDICPVNIILNDLALKLGKKYDENGDMARSGSIDFELLNELNQLDFYTEKAPKSLGIEWINAQVLPLIKNKKSEDLLATFTEHSSIQIAKILDEFEIKNVLITGGGAYNSYLIEKIKAKTKTKIQIPQKEIIEYKEALIFAFMGVLRSLDLNNVLSSATGSLADHSTGVIAN; encoded by the coding sequence ATGTCAACTTTTCACGCAATCGGTTTGATGTCTGGAACCAGTCTGGACGGTTTGGATATCTGTTATTCGAGATTTACACGAGACAACTCCACCTGGACTTTCGAAATTTTGAAGTGTGAAACCGTCGCCTACTCTATTGATTGGGAAGATGACCTGAAGAATGCGATTCACACTTCCAGCGAAAAGTTATTACAACTCAGTTCCGATTATGGATTTTATCTTGGAGAGAAAGCGCAGGAATTCATTTCTAAAAACAGCATTACAGATCTTGATATAATTGCCTCTCACGGACATACCGTTTTTCATCAACCCAAAAATAAATTCACTTTACAAATTGGCGATGGACGAGCGATTAAAATTAAGACTAATAAAAAGGTGGTTTACGATTTTCGAAGTCAAGATGTTTTGCTTGGTGGAAACGGCGCTCCTTTGGTTCCAATTGGTGACGAATTGCTGTTTTCCGAATATGACGCTTGCTTGAATCTTGGCGGATTTTCCAATATTTCTTTGAAGCGAGATGGGAAACGAATTGCATTTGACATTTGTCCAGTTAATATTATTCTGAACGATCTGGCTTTGAAACTCGGAAAGAAATATGATGAGAATGGTGATATGGCAAGGTCCGGAAGTATTGATTTCGAACTTCTGAATGAGTTGAATCAATTAGATTTCTATACTGAAAAAGCACCGAAATCTCTGGGAATCGAATGGATCAATGCACAGGTTTTGCCATTAATTAAAAATAAAAAATCGGAAGATCTTTTAGCAACTTTCACGGAACATTCTTCGATTCAGATTGCGAAAATATTGGATGAATTCGAAATTAAAAATGTTTTGATAACCGGCGGAGGTGCTTACAACAGCTATCTCATCGAAAAAATAAAAGCAAAGACCAAAACCAAAATTCAAATTCCTCAGAAAGAAATCATTGAATATAAAGAAGCTTTGATTTTTGCTTTTATGGGTGTTTTGAGATCATTAGATCTCAACAATGTTTTGTCATCAGCCACCGGAAGTTTGGCAGATCATTCGACCGGAGTGATTGCCAATTAA
- the gldJ gene encoding gliding motility lipoprotein GldJ — MKKIRLFSIITFSATLLLVSCGGGNSKKGGGTKGFVSKTGWKPNEKDGWFFSGKQQKQKGWPGMVYVEGGTFTMGLVEDNVMHDWNNTPRRMQVSSFFIGDTEITNSEYREYTTWLKFVFPSSDPSFKHIYTGALPDTLVWNNKLSRNDYAETYFRSPEYDYYPVVGVSWLQATKYCDWLTERANEKALMKQGVISKDIYSADKAATAGATFNMDKFKSNDAELDAYIDKEKLQKRSGIKTANEKIAAANRNASSGIVEKFRLPTEVEWEFAALGLQKEREYNNYLGKNTQLDKIKGTKGRNRGMYLENFKMGRGDYSGVAGWKNDGSPTTADVKQYPSNDLGIYGMYGNVAEWVADIYRPMIDEEFSDFNYFRGNVVVQSVKNADGTYKKVGNVDIKYDTLADGRLVYQGLPGEFEKKVVEDNRNYRDGDYQSSLDAGGTAPSDSTEFNMYNSVKPKFIVNKDGGVVLQKEKVKATSQINDYSRVVKGGSWLDSAYWLDPGQRRFKNQMKGYGWIGFRVAQDAKNSKSGRTKR; from the coding sequence ATGAAAAAAATTAGGTTGTTTTCGATTATTACTTTTAGCGCTACATTACTGTTAGTAAGTTGTGGAGGAGGGAACTCGAAGAAAGGTGGCGGCACAAAAGGTTTTGTGAGCAAGACTGGTTGGAAGCCCAACGAAAAAGACGGGTGGTTTTTTTCCGGCAAGCAACAAAAGCAAAAAGGTTGGCCAGGAATGGTGTATGTAGAAGGTGGAACCTTCACCATGGGATTGGTGGAAGATAATGTAATGCACGACTGGAACAATACACCTAGAAGAATGCAGGTGAGCTCATTCTTCATTGGCGATACAGAAATTACCAACTCAGAATATAGAGAATATACAACTTGGCTTAAGTTCGTTTTCCCTTCATCAGATCCTAGCTTCAAACATATATACACTGGTGCTTTGCCAGATACATTGGTGTGGAACAATAAACTTTCTCGTAATGATTATGCAGAAACTTATTTTAGATCTCCTGAGTATGACTACTATCCAGTAGTAGGTGTATCTTGGTTGCAGGCTACAAAATATTGCGACTGGTTGACAGAGAGAGCTAATGAAAAAGCACTTATGAAGCAGGGAGTAATATCAAAAGATATCTATTCTGCAGATAAAGCTGCTACCGCTGGAGCTACTTTTAATATGGATAAGTTCAAATCGAATGATGCAGAACTTGACGCATATATTGATAAAGAGAAACTTCAAAAAAGAAGTGGAATCAAAACTGCTAATGAAAAAATTGCAGCTGCCAATAGAAATGCATCTTCAGGAATTGTTGAGAAATTCAGACTTCCAACAGAAGTTGAGTGGGAATTTGCAGCACTTGGCCTTCAAAAAGAAAGAGAGTATAATAACTATCTTGGAAAGAATACCCAGTTAGACAAAATCAAAGGAACAAAAGGAAGAAATAGAGGTATGTACCTTGAAAACTTCAAGATGGGACGAGGAGATTACTCCGGTGTTGCTGGTTGGAAAAATGATGGTTCACCTACAACAGCAGACGTTAAACAATATCCTTCTAACGATTTAGGAATCTACGGAATGTACGGTAACGTTGCAGAGTGGGTAGCAGATATCTACAGACCGATGATTGATGAGGAATTTAGTGATTTCAATTATTTCAGAGGAAACGTTGTTGTTCAATCTGTTAAGAATGCAGACGGAACTTACAAAAAAGTAGGTAATGTAGACATCAAGTATGATACACTTGCAGACGGTCGTTTGGTTTACCAAGGATTACCTGGAGAATTTGAAAAGAAAGTAGTAGAAGATAACAGAAACTACAGAGATGGTGATTACCAGTCTTCACTAGATGCTGGAGGAACTGCACCAAGTGATAGTACAGAATTCAATATGTACAACTCTGTTAAACCGAAATTCATTGTTAACAAGGATGGTGGCGTAGTACTACAGAAAGAAAAAGTAAAAGCTACTTCTCAGATCAATGATTACAGCAGAGTGGTGAAAGGAGGTTCTTGGTTAGATTCAGCTTATTGGTTGGATCCAGGACAAAGAAGATTCAAAAACCAGATGAAAGGTTATGGTTGGATTGGTTTCCGTGTAGCACAAGATGCTAAGAACAGTAAATCAGGACGTACAAAAAGATAA
- the lptC gene encoding LPS export ABC transporter periplasmic protein LptC → MFFLMQSCEEDLTKINQNKKTNFASTIIHNGTIIQRDSGAVKVRFKAPLIEQYELIDSPYIEAKKGIYLEFFDKKNPKVPGKIWAKYAKNNIKKDFYFAKGRVKIITTEGQTFVTETINWDKKKQQMYTKDTVFVSDKDGNILVGAHGMVAKDDFSEYTFFNNSGSFNSTNLPATSK, encoded by the coding sequence ATGTTTTTTCTTATGCAGTCCTGCGAAGAGGATCTCACGAAGATCAATCAGAATAAGAAAACCAATTTTGCTTCCACAATTATTCACAACGGAACGATCATCCAAAGAGACTCCGGCGCTGTAAAGGTAAGATTCAAAGCTCCGCTGATAGAGCAATATGAGTTGATTGACTCACCATACATCGAAGCAAAAAAAGGAATCTACCTGGAATTCTTTGACAAGAAAAACCCAAAAGTTCCGGGGAAAATCTGGGCAAAATATGCAAAAAATAACATTAAGAAAGATTTTTACTTTGCAAAAGGAAGAGTGAAAATAATCACTACAGAAGGACAAACCTTTGTCACCGAAACCATCAACTGGGACAAAAAGAAGCAACAGATGTACACCAAAGACACCGTGTTTGTTTCGGACAAAGACGGAAACATTTTGGTAGGTGCACACGGAATGGTTGCTAAAGATGACTTCTCCGAATATACATTTTTTAATAATTCAGGGAGTTTCAATTCTACCAATTTACCTGCTACAAGCAAATAA
- a CDS encoding SRPBCC family protein, protein MNLEGRKIIVNKSSSELAGMLKNPQDYKDLMPEGLQSFEAREDGFKFGLKGMPEIALKIDNVSDKEVVLKSASSSLDFALTGNMNPLNDKQTEVQLLFEGKFNPFIKMMVEKPLQNFINSLTDKIEQL, encoded by the coding sequence ATGAATTTAGAAGGACGAAAAATTATAGTAAATAAATCTTCATCAGAATTGGCAGGAATGCTGAAGAATCCACAAGATTATAAGGATCTAATGCCAGAAGGATTACAAAGTTTCGAAGCGAGAGAAGATGGTTTTAAATTCGGATTGAAGGGAATGCCAGAAATCGCTTTGAAGATTGATAACGTATCTGATAAAGAGGTCGTTCTGAAATCTGCAAGCTCCAGTCTTGATTTTGCTTTGACAGGAAATATGAATCCTTTGAACGACAAACAAACCGAAGTTCAATTGTTATTCGAAGGGAAATTCAATCCATTTATCAAAATGATGGTAGAAAAACCGCTTCAAAATTTCATCAATTCTTTGACAGATAAAATCGAACAACTTTAA
- a CDS encoding DNA polymerase III subunit delta' — protein sequence MNWEKIIGQQALKNVLQDSIQNSRVGHAQLFLGEEGYGVLPLALAMAQEIFEKENPSSVHKVENLNHLDLHFSFPVFTEKNISLSKRYFDQWREMILENPYSSFDDWTSFLESENKQFFISADEAEDIGQRFMLKSFEGGSKILIVWRADKMNDSAANKILKFLEEPPKNTYIILCAPSANDILPTILSRCQIVNVPRIDNEDILQSLPNKETAKEISYQSQGDWNLAKFLSENNVGTSEFETLFIQWVRNAFQAKKKPEVLREIVKWARQISEWNREKQMKFLNYCIEIFRLAMLQNYGNDNLVYKKLSEGNFNWSAFSKFIHGANIVSIVEEITDASYHISRNANSKIVLTDMGIKLTRYIHKASS from the coding sequence ATGAATTGGGAAAAGATTATCGGCCAGCAGGCGCTCAAAAATGTTTTACAAGACAGTATCCAAAATTCCAGAGTTGGGCACGCACAACTTTTTCTGGGAGAAGAGGGCTACGGCGTCTTACCTTTGGCTTTGGCGATGGCCCAGGAAATCTTTGAGAAAGAAAATCCATCATCCGTCCACAAAGTTGAGAATCTGAATCATCTTGATCTGCATTTCAGTTTTCCTGTTTTTACCGAAAAAAATATTTCACTAAGCAAGCGTTACTTTGACCAATGGCGCGAAATGATCTTGGAAAATCCCTATTCATCTTTTGATGACTGGACCAGTTTCCTGGAATCTGAGAACAAGCAATTTTTCATTTCTGCAGACGAGGCCGAGGACATCGGTCAGCGTTTTATGCTCAAAAGTTTTGAAGGCGGAAGCAAGATTCTCATTGTTTGGCGAGCCGATAAAATGAACGATTCTGCAGCCAATAAAATCCTGAAGTTCCTGGAAGAACCGCCTAAAAATACCTACATCATTCTTTGTGCGCCAAGTGCAAATGATATTTTGCCAACCATTTTATCAAGATGTCAAATCGTGAATGTCCCAAGAATCGATAATGAGGATATTTTGCAAAGCCTTCCAAATAAAGAAACAGCCAAGGAAATTTCGTATCAATCTCAAGGTGACTGGAATCTTGCGAAATTTCTATCTGAAAATAATGTCGGGACATCAGAATTTGAGACTTTATTTATTCAATGGGTTCGTAATGCATTTCAGGCCAAAAAGAAACCAGAAGTTTTGCGCGAAATCGTGAAATGGGCACGCCAAATCTCCGAATGGAACCGTGAGAAACAAATGAAATTCCTCAATTACTGTATCGAAATCTTCCGTTTGGCAATGCTCCAAAATTATGGGAATGACAATCTGGTTTATAAAAAACTTTCCGAAGGCAACTTCAACTGGTCAGCTTTTTCGAAATTTATTCACGGAGCCAATATTGTTTCCATCGTGGAGGAGATCACGGACGCTTCCTATCATATTTCCAGAAACGCCAATTCCAAGATCGTATTGACAGATATGGGAATCAAATTGACAAGATACATTCACAAGGCTTCGAGTTAA
- the porU gene encoding type IX secretion system sortase PorU, with product MKFKFYILTFCVFSIFGHAQKISLVWDGYKEMDYGTEKVTYPFFSNHNYQVEANSISANLNIKTGNQITLDQFVWEVLPDKDIKDIKINSITSAPRVSVNYFFNESDNAENANINVEAIKLDKNKIYKLISFNINQTSKTAASAYRNSSNKIGNTENPLKSGTFYKIKVDKSGIFKITKQFLQQNGINPANINPKNFRVYGNGGLMLPEFNQLVYDDPVYGRGVNLQYDALQEDAIQVIGEEDGVWNDNDYAIFYAQGPNGYNIHRSTNGNGNRRTETRDTPTTDNFVNIYEDFSYYFINFDIGEGKRVQVIDTALPQNLITRYDDYQFINEEKFNLERLGRIWTGDVIPGSREITFNTRSAINPDDVIIFKTQVIGYEAQSTKIVINVNGTTSEPSVASNAKSFVKLRTENALYDQTGNTIKFNYTPNISGNPNAKFYFDYAEVQYKENLNFNDTQMNFRAYDIVEGSGNSYGFSMSNAAGVDQVWDVSDITNPKKLTNKNAQNTVFNFGYVAGSPYFNNEFAAFKNSAAYEPSFVGKVDNQDLSSIQNIDYLIITQPSFSAQAERLAAYHRTANNFNVYVADVNKIYNEFSSGSKDITAIRNFVTKLNNQKPLKYVFILGDTSYDFKNRIARNTDIIPSYQSEHSADLENSYVTDDYFVMTKPQTATKITQILPDLPIGRLPASTVAEAKIMLDKTLAYYNALPGQSTPFGEWRMKLNFVADDDYDGSGPFGIPGPFHNLLDYSVKENFETNTDKPEYNIKKLYMDAFPAITSAGGQRFLQVNQAISNDIGNSLYLLYFGHGGINSWAQERVLSSTEIQGFNNFTSVYSRFPLVSTITCEFTLWDEPNTNSAGEQFIKLATGGAATMITSSRKISVDYGRKFTLLFNTNIFKLYADDFLPLGDAHLIAKNQYFTTYNSSPDHLKVNFLGDPAMKLSRPKRLLTIDNVETPVPGKIRALDFVTIKGHVNKADGTVDTSFNGRVAINIFDKKIEKTTLNNDKVDKTKPPYIDMIYKFVEEPSAIVKASGTVVNGQYTVEFYVPKDINYENGNGRILAYADNKSFDVFTNEVREIGGINPDGINDNEAPGVNLYMNNTNFANGGITDQNPMLLACVKDNMGINSTGAGIGHDITFVLDGDVVNTTTINDYFSSGDGNGCSFTGLKDYQKGSVTFPLKSLTPGEHQLVFKVWDINNNSTSSTLNFVVKDESERKLTVNRLLNWPNPFTNKTYVQFEHNCDDILDVNVQIYTITGKIVRTLSTSVTAEQTTSLQGFRTPRQAIEWDGKDDFGDTVAKGTYIFKIFARSQNQEKCSGSATAVEKMVLLK from the coding sequence ATGAAATTCAAATTTTATATTTTAACTTTTTGTGTTTTCTCCATTTTTGGACACGCTCAAAAGATTTCTCTTGTATGGGACGGTTATAAAGAAATGGATTATGGAACGGAGAAAGTTACGTATCCATTTTTCAGTAATCATAATTATCAGGTGGAAGCAAATTCTATTTCTGCTAATCTTAATATCAAAACTGGAAATCAGATAACGCTAGATCAATTTGTCTGGGAAGTACTTCCTGATAAGGATATTAAAGATATAAAAATCAATTCTATAACTTCTGCACCAAGGGTAAGTGTGAATTACTTTTTTAATGAAAGTGACAACGCGGAAAACGCCAACATCAATGTGGAAGCTATAAAATTAGATAAAAACAAAATCTATAAGCTCATCTCGTTTAACATCAATCAAACTTCTAAAACTGCGGCTTCTGCCTACCGAAATAGCAGTAACAAAATTGGTAACACGGAAAATCCTTTAAAATCTGGAACCTTCTACAAAATAAAGGTTGATAAATCCGGAATTTTCAAAATTACCAAGCAATTTTTGCAGCAAAATGGTATCAATCCAGCCAATATTAATCCGAAAAATTTTAGAGTCTACGGAAACGGAGGTTTGATGTTGCCCGAGTTCAATCAATTGGTTTACGATGATCCTGTGTACGGAAGAGGCGTAAATTTGCAATATGACGCCTTGCAGGAAGACGCAATCCAGGTGATTGGCGAAGAAGATGGCGTGTGGAATGATAATGATTATGCAATCTTCTACGCACAAGGCCCTAATGGATACAACATCCACAGATCTACCAATGGAAATGGAAACAGAAGAACCGAGACTAGAGACACTCCTACAACTGATAATTTTGTAAATATCTACGAAGATTTTTCTTACTATTTCATCAACTTTGATATTGGTGAGGGCAAGAGAGTTCAGGTGATTGATACTGCCCTTCCACAGAATCTCATCACACGTTATGATGATTACCAATTCATTAATGAGGAAAAATTTAATTTAGAAAGATTAGGAAGAATATGGACTGGCGATGTGATCCCTGGAAGTCGTGAAATCACTTTCAACACAAGAAGTGCTATTAATCCGGATGACGTTATCATTTTCAAAACACAAGTCATTGGATATGAAGCACAATCAACAAAAATAGTAATTAACGTCAATGGTACAACATCCGAACCTTCGGTAGCCAGTAATGCAAAAAGTTTTGTTAAACTGAGGACTGAGAATGCTTTATATGATCAAACAGGAAATACGATCAAGTTCAATTACACTCCAAATATCAGCGGAAATCCAAATGCCAAATTTTACTTTGATTACGCAGAAGTACAGTACAAAGAAAATTTGAATTTCAATGATACTCAGATGAATTTCAGAGCGTATGATATTGTAGAGGGATCAGGCAATTCCTACGGTTTTTCTATGTCAAATGCTGCTGGCGTGGATCAAGTATGGGATGTATCGGACATTACAAACCCAAAAAAACTAACGAATAAGAATGCCCAGAATACCGTATTCAATTTTGGATATGTTGCAGGAAGTCCTTATTTTAATAATGAATTTGCAGCCTTTAAAAATTCTGCAGCTTACGAGCCTAGTTTTGTAGGGAAAGTTGATAATCAAGATTTATCTTCTATTCAAAATATAGATTACTTGATCATCACACAGCCATCGTTTTCAGCTCAGGCTGAGAGATTAGCGGCTTATCATAGGACTGCTAATAACTTCAATGTGTACGTTGCTGATGTCAATAAGATTTATAACGAATTCAGCAGCGGAAGCAAGGATATCACAGCTATCCGAAACTTTGTCACCAAGCTGAATAACCAGAAACCTCTGAAATATGTCTTCATCCTGGGAGATACTTCTTACGATTTCAAAAATAGAATTGCCCGAAACACAGATATCATTCCTAGCTACCAGAGTGAACACAGCGCTGATTTGGAAAATTCGTATGTTACAGATGATTATTTTGTAATGACCAAACCACAGACCGCAACAAAAATCACTCAAATCCTACCCGATCTACCTATCGGAAGATTACCTGCCAGCACTGTTGCAGAAGCTAAAATTATGTTGGATAAAACTTTGGCATATTATAATGCTCTACCTGGTCAATCTACCCCATTTGGTGAGTGGAGAATGAAACTTAATTTTGTAGCAGATGATGACTATGACGGAAGCGGTCCTTTTGGCATTCCTGGTCCGTTCCACAATCTTTTGGATTACAGTGTTAAAGAAAACTTTGAAACCAATACAGACAAACCAGAATACAATATTAAAAAGCTCTACATGGACGCTTTTCCTGCAATTACAAGTGCCGGAGGACAAAGATTTCTCCAAGTAAATCAAGCTATTTCTAATGACATCGGTAACAGTTTGTACCTACTTTACTTTGGGCACGGTGGTATTAATAGCTGGGCTCAGGAAAGAGTTTTATCTTCTACCGAGATTCAGGGATTCAATAACTTCACATCTGTCTATAGCCGTTTTCCATTGGTATCAACTATTACTTGTGAATTCACTCTTTGGGATGAGCCAAACACAAATTCTGCAGGAGAGCAGTTTATCAAATTAGCTACAGGAGGTGCTGCAACGATGATTACTTCCAGCCGAAAAATCAGTGTAGACTATGGAAGAAAATTCACACTTCTTTTCAACACTAATATTTTCAAATTATATGCAGACGATTTCCTCCCATTAGGTGATGCACATCTCATCGCAAAGAATCAGTATTTTACAACATATAATTCTTCTCCAGACCATCTAAAGGTGAATTTCCTGGGGGATCCTGCTATGAAACTTAGCAGACCTAAAAGATTATTAACGATTGATAATGTAGAAACACCTGTACCTGGAAAAATAAGAGCGCTGGATTTTGTAACAATCAAAGGGCACGTAAATAAAGCCGACGGAACAGTGGACACTTCTTTTAACGGACGTGTGGCAATTAATATTTTTGATAAAAAAATTGAAAAAACAACGCTTAATAATGATAAGGTTGACAAAACCAAGCCACCGTATATAGATATGATATACAAATTTGTGGAGGAACCTAGTGCCATCGTGAAAGCGTCTGGAACAGTTGTCAATGGACAATATACTGTAGAATTCTATGTCCCAAAAGACATTAATTATGAAAATGGAAACGGAAGAATCCTGGCCTATGCAGATAACAAAAGCTTTGATGTTTTCACTAATGAAGTGAGAGAGATAGGCGGCATTAATCCGGATGGAATTAATGATAATGAAGCACCAGGCGTCAATCTGTATATGAACAATACCAACTTTGCCAATGGCGGAATCACAGATCAGAATCCAATGTTGCTTGCCTGTGTGAAAGATAATATGGGAATCAACTCCACTGGTGCGGGTATCGGTCACGATATTACATTTGTACTGGATGGTGACGTTGTCAATACAACAACCATTAATGATTATTTCTCTTCAGGCGATGGTAATGGCTGCAGCTTCACAGGGTTAAAGGATTACCAAAAAGGTTCTGTCACCTTTCCGCTGAAGAGTCTGACGCCGGGAGAACATCAATTGGTTTTTAAAGTTTGGGACATCAACAATAATTCTACATCATCTACGTTAAACTTTGTAGTAAAAGACGAGTCCGAGAGAAAACTGACTGTAAACAGACTTCTCAATTGGCCAAATCCTTTCACAAATAAAACCTACGTTCAGTTTGAACATAACTGTGATGATATTCTGGACGTGAATGTTCAAATCTATACCATTACTGGAAAAATAGTAAGAACATTGTCTACAAGTGTTACAGCAGAGCAAACAACATCCCTGCAAGGCTTCAGAACTCCAAGACAAGCCATAGAATGGGACGGAAAAGATGATTTTGGTGATACTGTTGCAAAGGGTACATATATTTTTAAGATATTTGCACGCAGCCAAAATCAGGAAAAATGTTCCGGAAGTGCAACAGCGGTTGAAAAAATGGTGTTATTAAAATAA
- a CDS encoding NUDIX domain-containing protein has protein sequence MYKVFINEKKIVLSQKPQDSPKTLNYDGTHSFEFAVDLLTNTASQGLNIYHNDIEQLWADFKGFFRNIEAAGGIVLNPENKILFIHRLGKWDLPKGKIEKGESKELAAVREVEEECGIFDLELKDFINSTYHIYTERNGDKVLKTTYWFEMFYSGTGTPKPQIEEGINEVGWKNEDEVENEILPSTFQNIKLILNDFKNKKPQ, from the coding sequence ATGTATAAAGTTTTTATCAATGAAAAAAAAATAGTTTTGAGTCAGAAGCCTCAGGACAGTCCAAAAACATTGAATTACGATGGGACGCATAGCTTTGAATTTGCGGTAGATCTTCTTACAAATACGGCATCGCAAGGCTTGAATATTTATCATAATGATATTGAGCAGTTGTGGGCAGATTTCAAAGGATTCTTTAGAAACATAGAAGCAGCCGGTGGGATTGTTTTGAATCCTGAAAATAAAATTCTTTTCATTCACCGCTTGGGAAAATGGGATCTTCCGAAAGGAAAAATTGAAAAAGGGGAATCCAAAGAACTTGCTGCCGTGCGAGAAGTGGAAGAAGAATGCGGAATTTTCGATCTGGAACTGAAGGATTTCATCAACTCTACTTACCATATTTATACTGAGAGAAACGGCGACAAAGTCCTGAAAACGACCTACTGGTTTGAGATGTTTTACAGTGGCACGGGAACACCAAAACCGCAGATAGAAGAAGGAATCAATGAAGTGGGATGGAAAAATGAAGACGAAGTAGAAAATGAAATCTTGCCTTCGACATTCCAAAATATCAAACTGATTCTGAATGATTTTAAAAATAAAAAACCTCAATAA
- the murF gene encoding UDP-N-acetylmuramoyl-tripeptide--D-alanyl-D-alanine ligase, giving the protein MNISEFYPIYLQSTNVVIDSRKIERGSIFFAFSGDNYNAAEKAKEAIDKGAIAVIMEDENYYDPENNIFYVPSTLLFLQQLSILHRDQLDIPIIGLTGSNGKTTTKELISTVLASKFKTQFTFGNLNNHIGVPLTLLSIRKEHEMAVIEMGANHQKEIEMLCEIAKPNIGYITNFGKAHLEGFGGYEGVIKGKSELYNYLINNDQTILVNENDAIQKEKTDSYSSKITFGVPTSDYQFESIFKNNFVGIKYKETEIFSNLTGKYNYDNISAAVALGLHFKLNIEDIKAAIENYVPSNMRSQIQKKGEKTLVLDTYNANPSSMLVSLENFKTFEGSKTIIIGDMLELGEESLQEHQAIIDFAKSCNFDEIVTVGPHFKSVYQSVNAFLNTSELIERLQLVPIKEENILLKASRGIALEKIIDFL; this is encoded by the coding sequence ATGAATATTAGCGAGTTTTATCCCATTTATTTGCAGAGTACAAATGTTGTTATCGACAGTAGAAAAATAGAACGTGGAAGCATTTTCTTTGCTTTTTCAGGTGACAATTACAACGCCGCTGAAAAAGCTAAGGAGGCGATTGATAAGGGTGCCATAGCAGTGATTATGGAAGATGAGAATTATTATGATCCTGAGAATAATATTTTTTATGTTCCCTCAACGTTACTATTTCTACAGCAATTATCTATATTACACCGAGATCAACTGGATATTCCAATCATTGGACTTACGGGAAGCAACGGGAAAACCACAACAAAGGAATTAATCAGCACCGTCTTAGCTAGTAAGTTCAAAACACAATTTACTTTTGGTAATCTTAATAATCATATCGGTGTTCCATTGACGCTGCTATCCATCAGAAAAGAGCACGAAATGGCGGTTATCGAAATGGGTGCCAATCACCAGAAGGAAATCGAAATGTTGTGCGAAATTGCAAAACCAAACATCGGTTACATTACCAATTTTGGGAAAGCGCATCTTGAAGGCTTTGGAGGTTACGAGGGCGTCATTAAAGGAAAATCTGAGTTGTATAATTATTTGATAAATAATGATCAAACAATTTTAGTTAATGAAAATGATGCGATTCAAAAAGAAAAAACAGACAGCTACTCTTCAAAAATAACATTCGGAGTACCCACCTCTGATTATCAATTTGAATCAATCTTCAAGAATAATTTTGTTGGGATTAAATACAAAGAGACAGAAATTTTTTCTAATCTGACAGGTAAATACAACTACGATAATATCTCAGCAGCAGTCGCTTTGGGATTACATTTTAAATTAAACATTGAAGACATAAAAGCGGCGATTGAAAATTATGTTCCTTCCAATATGCGGTCTCAGATTCAGAAAAAAGGAGAGAAAACATTGGTTCTGGATACCTACAATGCAAATCCAAGCAGTATGTTAGTCTCCTTGGAAAATTTCAAAACATTTGAGGGCAGCAAGACAATTATCATTGGCGATATGTTGGAGTTGGGCGAAGAAAGTTTGCAGGAACATCAAGCCATCATAGATTTTGCAAAGTCTTGTAATTTTGATGAGATCGTTACTGTTGGTCCACATTTCAAATCTGTCTATCAATCAGTAAATGCGTTCCTTAATACATCAGAATTGATTGAGAGACTGCAGCTGGTCCCAATCAAAGAAGAAAATATTCTGCTCAAAGCATCACGCGGAATAGCACTTGAGAAGATTATCGACTTTCTATAA